The nucleotide sequence AGCTAAATAATCAATTAACTAATTAAAGTACTGGTTTTTAAAGGAGGTATACCATATGTAGCACGTGACACAGAAGAGACATTTAATGGGGGTGGGGtcccttccatttcttttataaaatgttctGTCCTTTTAGTTTCCACTGGGATTATACCTTCTtaattttctctgtctctctcttcctgccttacttttttccccacattttaaaaaaactggaagaaaaccataacatttgccattttaaccattttaaagtgtacacttcattagtgttaaatatatttacGTTGTGCAGGCAATGTCCAcaaatttttcatcttgcaaagtTAAAACTCTATACAAGTTATTAAGCAATAAATCACCCTTTCCACCTTCCCCCAAACCATTgtactttgtttctatgaatttgattactccagatacctcatataagtggaatcatacagcatttgtctttttgtgattaacttttttcacttagtcctcaaggttcattcatgttgtaacatgtgtcaggattcccttctttttaaagtctcaataatattccattgtatgtatacaccacattgcttatccattaatccatcaatggacacctgAGTTGCTTcaatctcttggctattgtgaacaatgctgctattaGCATGGGTTTGCAAATATCTGattgagatcctgctttcagttcttttggatatatattcagatacatactcagaagtggaattgctggacagTATGGTAATTCTACATTAAAATTGTTAAGGAAACACCATAtcattttccatagcagctgcaccatttgaCTTTCCCACCAATAGTGAATCAGGGTTTCAATTTTTTCatatcctcaccaaaacttgttactttgttttgtttgtgtgtttttatatattagccatcttaatgggtgacatctcactgtggtttcaaAGATTTGCCTTTTCCTAGTTACATGGCGCATCTGAAGGcaaagaaaatttgccttcattggttggtGTGAGCTTTTGTCTACTAGCTTTTATCTGttactgcatgtgaggtgatggttagttTAGGGTTAAAAGAATTCTGTGCTGTGATTAGGGATTGAGTAAATTCTCCCTTTGGTCTCATTATCCCCAGCAGGCAGTGCTTTTGTGTTACatgaggttgcttttctgtcTCTGCTGTGAttaggggttgagtaaattccccctttggacTCATTCTCCCGAGTAGGGGAGATACAAGATGTTGCTTTCTGTCAGTTTTGcccacatcaacagatgaagtgaGGAAGTAGCAAAGTTATATCAGGAGGATGTGACAgacacgttgccaggctttggaagaccttgggcctCTGGCTCCAAGCAGGAACAGTAGATGTTGCTTGTCTGGATGAACTAGCCCTTCAGCcggataagcaatatttttatcattgactgccggaccctcctggaactggcgATGCCCAGAGGGGGAGCCAGGAACAagacatctgagaaaatatatgacagacctcagttggcagtgtaatttcatcatttggtcatttgtcattggtgattcttcatcattctaacattttgaagacttccaacAAAATGCAGCTTACAGCAtcaggggatgtcctgacttccagccgcgAACCtcgtgaggtctggctggttcccaatctctccagtgttgttccccatggtCAGCCTTCTTGAGAACAGCTTGCAACTTCAAAATATGCCCTACCTTCCAACAATAACTGCAACAGCAAcggcaacagcagcaacattcttgagAATTTATTAGCATCTTAAAAACTTATATGCAGCTTGTAGCTTACATCAATAGATGTCTTGACTTCTAGCagcaacagtaacaacaacattcttgggaactagcaaacagcggtgtgggagatgcctgagtctctcagctgcagacctggcaacattttgatttatgactttttcaGGGCTGTTTTCCCtcggtttggtgagcttttggcatctactatAATAGTTACTCTCATGTAAAGCTTATCACTGCTTTTGGATAATCCTTAGTGATGTTATCTGTGTATTTaattagccaagtgatttttgatcaataataaacatatgttgggatctcttaaacttatgtgtatatatactcctttgccatgacattgttatcaatatatatagtttagtcttaatcacctttactttctgacattaacatattctattaattgcctttgtcttttattattacgttacaaaataaattgattagctattactaaataaattgattaattaCTCCCCCCTCTAGTGAGCCCTCCTTTTCCCCGCTCATCATTacagcatcttttcacatgcttgttggtcatttgtatattatctttgaagaaatgtctattcaagttctttgtccatattttaattaggttatttgtttttttgttgttgttgagttgtaggagttccacatatattctgggtattaacGCTTTGTCAGGtatatgaattgcaaatattctctcccattccATGAGCtgcctttttactttgttgattgtgtcctttgacacagagaagttttatattttgatgaaatctaatttatgtttttaattttgttgcttgtgcttgtgttgtcatatccaagaaaccaCTGCCTAATCCAAGATCACAGGATTTACACTTGTTTTCTTCTacgagttttataattttagcttacATGtaattctttgatccattttgagttaatttttatatatgatgtaagataagggtccaccatctatttttttgcatgtgaatatccagttttcccagcaccatttgttaaagagatTGTGCTTTTCCCACTGTATAGTCTAGGTACCtggttgaaaatcatttgaccatatacgcaagggtttatttctggggtctctattctattctattggtctatatgtctgtctttatgccagtagcatactgttttgatcactgtagctatggattattttttgaagtcaggaagtgtgagaccactaactttgttctttttcaatagtttcaTTTTGACAGCTTtatctttggtattttaaaacttaatgtttttaaacctAAGAAGTAACAAATAATATTCCCTTTGTATATCCGAGAACtaagattcaaattttaaataacttttgacAATGTCAATTAGCAATCCTGATTTCTAGTCATCTGATTCCATCACTTTAGctaagtcaaaagaaaaatatgccattttcttatttatctatGGCCTAAAAACCAAAGTAGTCATAGATTTACAAGCAGAAGGAAATCCAAAAGATTATCCCTCATTTTACATAGAATCACAACCACTGGATAAtctaaatggtattttaaaaaacctCCAGGACACAAAACTCCATAACCTTAATACATCATCTAAAGACTTTTACATTTTGTTCTCATCTTTAGAGAATAGTTAAAGCCACTACACTACAGCACATTACACCAAATGCAGTTTTCCAAACATTTCTTACTTGTCCTTATCTCCGTGCCTTTATCCACGCTGCTGCCATCTTCGTGAACACGTTTTTGCGGTATGCCTAGCCTTCCTGTTCCCCAATGCCTAGATTTTAAGGCTTCTCATCCAGAGGCAGTACCACTCCCTGGGGAGTGTTTTGAAAAGcatgaaggcttttttttttttttttttaattacaataattGGGGATTTCGAAAACCAAACAGTCTGCAATGCAAGATTATCTTGCCCAAAATGTTAACTGTATCCCTTCTGAAAAACGCTGGCACCTAGCCAAACCCTATACATTCCTCAGGAATCAGCCCATCTATGTATTTCTGGGAATTCCACTCTGAGTCATACAATTTGACTTAGGTattccttttctctgcttttataaTAGGGTTATGCTGAACCTACCCCCATCTTTACACTGATCACCCTGTAAAGCAATGAACTGTTTGTCTGTCATGCTCTCCAGAAAGAAATGATCATTTTTCCTGTAATACAAAATTGGTAAAATCCTACATGCTTCATTAAGTTTACTTACCAGAGTGAGCAACACCACATGCTTTTTTGACAGGATCTGCAAAAACTATAGGTATACAGTCAGCACCAAGAGCCGCTACTGTGACTCCTCTCTGATTTGTGGTGATTCCATCGTAAGATTCAGGCTCCTTCCTTCCCATAACCCAAACGTCACTGGCATGATCAGTCTAATACCAGAGATgtgcaataaaaatgttttgaaagtagAACTTCTCATACAATAAGTTTTTCTGAAAGTGCTTATTTTGTACAAAATCATATAACCAGTTTAAGATTACTAGCATTCATTAAATATATCACCTCTACATAtgataaaataacaaatttactTATCATTTAACTTTTGGTATTAtaatttctgcatattttattgaaaggAAAGCAGACTTTAACATTGAAAAATTCCATACTGTCCATAATGAACACCTCCCACTTGAAATGGATCCCTACGTGCAATACTTTCCACAAAGAACTAACTCATTTACCAAGAAATCACCAAAGAAATTACCAAGTCAATGATATTTATACTTGTCCTAGACTCAAGTAAAGCTATAATTCTGTAAGAAACAAGGCATTATCTCATCAATTGTACCCTAAGTTCCTGGTGTTGATTTAGAAAACAATGGCTTTTCTCTTCCACCATTTAGGAACCTTCCTTCTACGTTAAAAAGGGCAGTGGTACTATACTCTGTGAGAATTAGCTATACTTTTAGACATGAGGAGCTCCAGgtgaaatatatacattatagaaTTGATTTTCAGGCTGTGGTCTATAGATATAAGAAAAACAACCCCAAACATTGTCCTAAAGTTCTAGATAAAACACCAGATGCAAAAGTTAAATAGGTTGATTAATGCTCATTAGTCATTAGTAGAGTCAAGAACAAACTTGAGAGCTTTCAAAATATGCAACATAATTTTACCTTTATTCGGTAAAATTTCTTTGCATTAAATCCTGCGGCACTCCCCAACCTACGCAGATTTTCTTGAACAACTATCTTGGGATCTCTCCGTTTGGAACTACTGAAGAGATTGAATGAGCTGAGAGTTGGTATGTAAGATATCCCACCTGTTCTTGTAGTAAATCCATGTATGAAAATATCTGTTGAAGATAAGtcatgaagattaaaaatatgttaatacaaAATACTGTAAAGAGCATTATAAACTCTATCTCTTGGTTAGACTTTCCCTGATCATCTCAACCTGCATTTGTTTATCTGGCATCTACTTTCCACAGCATGTTGACCCTCCATGTGTTCTTTTTACACActgctttgtgtttgttttaccTTTCCTTTGGGGTTATTGCTCTTCAGAGAGTATCTTCTGTCCTATTTGTCTTTGTTATACTCAAtagcatataccatgtttccctgaaaataagacctagccggacaatcagctctaatgggtcttttggagcaaacattaatataagacccggctttattttactataatacacgacctggtcttacataatacaatataagaccgggccttatataaGACAGGTGGCTTTGAAGGTAGTATCGCTTGATATCCCTTGACATCCTTAACACTACAAAACCACCTGTGACACTCCCATGTTGCAACTTATGCTACTGAGCACATAAGCCCACAatagctgtggggacagagccaggagtggtttccaggctctcgccctcacgtggaaaggtgcttgCTCACTCGGGTactaaacggccatcaactgtgactggatggccatcagctgtggctagttggccgccagctgtaaccagtgagcaactggccactaatataactgccgtggctacgctagcaggaaaatgggggctagcaagaagatggtggctgagctggcaagagcggattgcaatTGGtgcggcagattgcagctagcaagtaaggttggctggcagagagaaATGGACGGCAGggtgcggatagtgtggctcctgcttcctgagtctccaacccagcagccagtgagaccatagtggtatgactcccttatctatggctccgtgggtgttcctgtttggcctcaccatatcctgcattcttatgtggggagcgggaactgagaccccgcaggccaccctgcatgagtATAGTCTACAAAAGAGGGCAAAAAAGAGGTGAACAACTTCAAAAGAAAGACTGGTTTTTCATGTGCCTGGTGAAATCAACAGTGTTTAACATACCTGGGATCAAAAGAGATGTGATAATGGTTAATTCTCCATTCAGTGCTGGCAGACTTCTCAAATACGTTTCTATTTCATTCTGGATTGCTTCTAGTTCTTGAGCTGtgattatgttaatttcaggggACTGTTTCAACAGACCTCCTCTCAAAGTCAGCTGTAAATCTTCAAACTCAAAATTGTAAACATCTGTGAAGAGTTGATCAATAAAAGCTTTCATTAATGTCTTCCGGTGCGTGGGTACAATTACTTTAATGCTGctcagatttttttcatcaattttttgtttaatgGTATACAAAGAGGCAGCCATGCTGGGATTGCTAACTGTCTCAAATTCTCTCAAGAGAGTTGACAATCCATTGCTTGTTTCTAATTCATAATTATCATGATCACTGTCCCTTGGACAGCTGATGTTACTGCAACACATTATGCAAAGAAACTTGGCCTTGGCAGCATGGTGGCAGCGAATAGCAGTCAATGTCTTTAGTAATGTCTGATGATAGTTTTTCTGAGTATTCAATTTCAAACTAAAGAGATCAATCAATACTGCTTCTGCCATCTTTCAATAACTGTACAAAGTTCTTCAAAGAAGTCTTCTGTGCCCCCCAAAATCACCTGTAAAGAAAAATCagcataaataatacaaaattatatcaATCTTCTTATAGTTACAACAGAAATGTGTGGCTAGGAAAGCAAAGAGAATTGCATTGATCTAAAAGTGTAACCAAAATTGTAACTCTAGAGCCCTCCCAGAAAAGCTAGTCCACTATTTGTCATGAGAATCATGACAATTCAAGTAAAGCCACCTCTTAATTCAAAGTATATGTacatctttccaaaaaaaaacacacaacagttcctgttttgtttttcatatagcAAATTTTAAGTAGGGAATTAATTATTTGTGGATTTAGACCGAgtcctattttttaattacatggtATCAATAATTCTGACATGACTGGCATGTTAGGTCACATCCTTTGACACAAAATACCGGGGCCTTAAGTTCAATATTTTAAGTGGAGCTGTACTTTCCAATCGCGTTTTTAAGGGATACAAGCTGAGATGACCTATTTCCTTCCAGGATTTACACACCACTCCAGGAATGGCAATGGCCGCAGAACTGCCTGCCACTTGGATCAGACGCGCGTCCTCCCTGCTTTCCGACTCAGTGCTGCCGCGAGTCTCACCTCCAGCCCCAGTCCTCCGAGCCCAGGCGGCCGGTCCTCCTCGGGGGGCCCGTTTGCGTGACCCCCGTCCCCGCACGGTTTCCCCTGCGGCCACGCCAAACCTCCACTCCCTACCGTGCAGGCCACCCGCTCCAGTTCATCTCGCCAGTTTTGAAAAACGTCAAGAGAAGTAAGGGCGACGGTGAAACTCCACAGAGCGCGACCAGGTCACCTGCGGCTCCAGCGCTGCGCTGGGCGGGGCGCGTCTCCACCCGCCGGGACGCGTCCCCGCCTCGGCCCCGCCCCTCGGGACTTTCCGCCGCGCGGACGCCGCTCGCGGGCCGCGCCCCGGCTTCCGGCGCTCGCGTGCGGCGCGCGGTGCGATCTGCCGCCCCCAGCGCGTCCCCGCCCGAGGCCCCGCCACCGGGAGCGTGTCCTCTGGGGTCGGAAGCTCTGTCGGCGGCGGCGACGCCCGTCCCCCCTCAGCCGCCTCACGCACCTCGGCGCGGACCGGAGCCCCGCCGGGCGTCCACCGGCTCGCGCCCCGCAGGCTGAGGCCGGCCGCGCCCGCGCGGGGGATCCCGGCAGTTCCGGGTCGGGCGGCCGGTCGAGCCCGCTCCCCGCCGGGGGAACAGAAACCGGAACCAGAGCGCGGAGGGCCCGCGGGCCGCAGCCGGGCGGTCAGCGGGCGGCCCCGGGAGCACGTCGCACACTCCCTCCCGCCGGCGCAGGGAGGTTCTTCCCGAGGCCGCTCGTCCGTCCGGAGCCGCTGGGGCGGGTCGCTGTCGCAGTGACGGCGGACACGGtgccctccccagggcccaggcctgAGAACGTCCCTCGGTCCGTCAGCGCTCGGCGGTTCGTCCTCTCCGAGTAATAGGGCTCCtcctttttttaacttctgtgcTTGTTTCCAGAAACACGTTGGTTGGAAACAAGTGTCCTTAGCGACCCCGCCATTGTTGACTGGAGCAGCCCCGCTACGGCGCCTTCACCTGGGTTGACAAACACGTGTCCTACGCGTCCTTTCAGAAACATGTGCCGCTAGTAGAAGGCGCTAACCATTCGAATCGTGATAAATTCTTCATCAGCCCTCAGAGACTATAacaatcatttgtttttcaaaaagctGAGCAGATGCGATTTGGGTGCCATGGTAAAGGGAGGATAGAGCCCACCTTCCAAGGGCGGGAGAAAGGATATTGGCAGGAACGGCCTGATGGAGGGAGCCGTCCCTCTTGTCACGCGGTCGCTTAGATGGTAAGTGGTGACCAGAACCTCTACCTGGAGGGAAGACTCTGGCTCTGGGGGTTTAGAGCAGCACTCGGAGGCGGGCAGTGCTGCTCTCTGACCAGAGCGGGGGTCGCCAACCCAGAGTGGGGACCTGCAGTTCACGTATCCCGGCAGGCGTTTTTGTCAAAATTTGTGTTTTCGTTATTTCTGCCGGACATTTGTTAAGAGCCCCGAGTGGTGGATGGTACGCCTGATCGGAAGGTGCACTCTCTGCCCCGAGCTTGTTTTATGTTAAATACATACTACCTTACGCAAAATGGGTCTTTTAGTTACAAAGCCCGTGTCAAACATTGATCCCAGTTGTCACAGACAATGGTgggaattcattttatttcacattccaGGTAGTGGcagtacatttaaaaagaaatacttcgCAGTAGGAAAGCTGTCCGGGAAGAGTTTGTCCTTCTGTTTGATTTGCATGCCATTTCTGTCCCCCCATCTGCTTCTGACACTCATCTCCTTCCACTCTCACCTCAAGGGACTCCAGATAGACCTTTGCAACCGAGTCCCTGGGAGTCAAGTCTGGgcatgttttgttttactgttttgttttgttttaatctctaCTGATGATTCAAATGCATAATGAGATTTGGAAAAACAACTGGCCTATTCCTAAACCTTGGGCGGGCCACATGATTTCATCCTTTACTTATGCTATTACTTCTATTTAGTACACCCTCCTCTTTATATAATACTGATTTAACTGTTGTTTGTTCAAGACCCTTACAGCTCAAATGTGACTTCTCTGAATCCCCATCCCCTCACTAAACAGaattaattgctttttctttagcatatttttttccccatacagAAGAAGCCCTCTCATAGATGCAGTCTGGACCCATAGCCAGGCAATAAATTGAAAAACTGGATTAAACATTGAGTTGTACACTGTATGTAACAGAACTTgctggtatataaattatatccaaataaagctgtttaaaagaaaagtcaGTTGAACCAGAAAGTCATAAAAAAGTATAATACcttaaacactttattttaacttaaaacactATTTAGGTTAAATGTATGCCCATTTGCCAATATATTGAGAAAGTCCAAGActttttctttgcatgtggcCTGCTGATTAAGAGTTCTGCCTCGTGTCTCTTACATAAACTATACCTCTAAACCACAAGCTAAGATTTCCCAAGATTTTGTTCCTTTATGAGGAAAATAACTTAAAGGCATTTGTGAAGCAATCTGAGAGCAGAGTTCGTTCTAATCTTTCATAGTTACCTCACACATTCAAACAACTCACCTCTATTGGGtctttccaaaatattaaacatagattttaaagaaaaaacaaattttatttctacattgttTCATTGGCTTGgataacatttaattaaattatgaaagCACAGTAACAAGTACAACTGGCATAAACAGGTTCGGGAAGAAACACAAGTAACTCACTGTCAGATTTGTACAGGTCAGCTGGTAGCAGAGATGGGCAGAATCACTAGAAAAGTAGCTTCTTAACCATTTAGCATTGAGCTTGAGCTTTCAGCGTGATAGGGGAATTAGCTTATGATTTACAAAGGAAATAGAATGAGTTGTTAGAGGTTAAGTGGAATTAGACTTAGAGATTGTCTACTGTATCCcctacattttaattatttgactaTCTTTTTCACAGAGACTTAGAGCATTTGCGTGCAGAGAGAATGCCTGTGTTAGGGGAAACCATTGGGGAAATCCCCATTCTTATGTTACCATGTAAATCTCATGAGAAAAACGGGgatttaaaaaacagcaaaaactgAAGAGTTGTTTTTAAGCCATTTGCACTAAAGTTTATGGATACTTCCAGgaaaggatatatatatgtatatatatatatatatatatatatatatatatatatatatagcacattttcttGTTAAAAGCTGTGGTAGTTACCTAAGtttgccataacaaattaccaaaattggatggcttaaaacaacaaaaatgtgtttattgtctCGTGGTTATGGAGGCAGCAGTCTCAGATCAAGGTGTTGTCAGGACCATGTTCCCTTCAGAGgttttccttgcctcttccagcttctggtggttctaggtgttccttggcttgAGGCTGCATGACTTGAGGCCATAcggctctgtcctcacatggtctaCTTTCCTGTGTGTCTGAGTCTCAGATCTCCTCTATCATTCTCATAGAAGGACAGTGTGGAGATAAAGGCTGACTATATGAGAACAAACAAAAGTCTCTTCAGAGCTTGCTAGAACAAGGGAGTCAGCCACCGTCACTTGTgttttggcagagactcaaaggcaagCAGAAGAGTGGGCAAGTTTTATAGTGGAAACATGTTCAGGTATGCCCCGATTGGAGGCTTTTGACATGGGGAAGCTAACTAGTAGCTTGGCTAACTAACTAGAAGCAGGGCATCCTATGTGATTGGTTAAGGGggcatatttggctttctctggttggtcccAAGTTGGAAGTAGGGAcaaaaattagggaagctgtcagttattaatcaagCACTGGCCATTTTGGCTCAACTGTTACATTGGTTATTGTTTAGCTTCCTGGGTTGTTACTAGAGATAGTGGTCTGGGTTGGTTATTGCAGTTAATAGGTGGGTGGATGTTGGTTTCCTGGGTTGGTTGCTGCAGGCTGTGAGTCAgacttctatttttatatgttgtcTGGTACTGCGTATTTAGTCTAAACTATCATTGAATTTTGTGTCCACTCTATATCCAGGATTATCTCATCTTGAGTTCCTTAacctaattatatctgcaaagaccctttttccaagtaagatcacattcacaggttctcaGGGTTAGGACATGGATATATTGGTGAGGGGTACCCTTCAAGCTACTACAAGCTTCTCTTGGTTTAGAAATCATGCTTACTTtttatagagtaaaaaaaaaagaccttacCTCTTACTGTCCTGAATGAGACATGCAGGTAAGTATGACTGGATTTCACAAAAGGTCTATATAtacatttccccccaaaaaaacaattGCCTGGGTATCTCTTAAAGCTTCGGCTCAAGCTCTACACCAATCCTTGTATGTCTATACTCCAAAACAAGATATTTTGGTAGTCCAGCACTCTCTATACATTAGAGAAATCCCACCTTGGGTAGAAATCTATAAGCAACGTGTGTAACGTATGAATGTTGTCTATATTGTCTTTGATAGGAAATTAAGGACTATAACAAATCTtccgggttttttttttttttttttcatttttctattttcagcaTTCTGAAACTTGAATCTCATTGCCTAGCCAGAGGAGAGTATGATTTCTAGATTGAGCAGATTCTAAGACATTGACATATAACAGGTAcgcaatatatttttaatgattcaaTTAATTCCTTTTGGATGACCCTGATGATGTTATAACTTCTTGAAAAGACGTGGTTGAAAAGACTTCTGGTCTTTTTTACTTAAAGTATGTGTTATTGATTCTTACTCAATTGTGCAATGTCACATTTTTTCCGGTTATGCTTCTTTGATTTGTTAGAATTGAACCACCCAGAACACATTCTATCATGCTAATGATAGAGTCAATATAGAACATAATATATAGacaaatatagaatataatttaaaattccctTGATTCCAGGAAAAAATTTTATCTCATCTTTCCCCAGGTTAATTTTTTTAGCTTATCCAGTTAAACATCAGCTTTAATATTAAACTCCCCCTCCCATTTACAGAACAACAATTTCATACTTATGTGAAAATTATCTacaaaaattttctttccttgttgtCTAATAAAATATCTATTCTAAATATCTATTCCATTCAAAATGAACAATGGTGCTTATGTGACGTGGGTGCACATATACAACTGCCTTCTCTTACTTCTTCTATGCCAAGAGCTCTCAAAAGCCCTAGTGAAGTTTGGCAGTCTTGCTCTATTTTGCTCATTAACTTGGAGGGAGGTGTCAAGTGTGAGTTTCCAAAAGCTGGGACCACGTTCTTATTCAAATTTCCTCCCAAGGGCCAAGTATAGGGGCTTACTTCTTGAATTCAAATGAGATCATGCACAAATCATGCCTATCACAGTGCTTTATTACatattaagtacttaataaatgttaatttggaTCCTAATTGTTTCAAATTCCATGCTTCCTGCTTGTTAGATGGATATGTGACCTGTGGCATACTTTCTAATTTCtccaaatctcagtttcctcatctacaaaatataggaaaaaaaaaaaaaaatctagtttgtAGGATTGTGCTGAGGGGGAAaaagataatccatgtaaaagcACCTTTAAAAGTGCTGGTTActtagtattcaataaatgttgactataGTTAATATAGAAGAATGGTggtttattatagttttattgcaTTGTTTTCTGTAAAACTACTTTTTTAGTTGAAAGtgttttaatgattttgttttatatgtaatgttTGGGTATTTACTATCAAATACTATAAGTAttgtaggttttgtttgttttggaatcagagttgtttaattcatctttatattcccTACCATGCCTTGCATGTAATATGCACCCACATATGTGGGTGGTTTGAGTGAAAGAGTAATTGGTACCATCTAGGCTCTAAactcttgttttcattgatttgtaCAATCGTAATGAATTATCAGTAGATGGCAGtcgtttgttttcatttttattttttgtctattcTACAGTAGAGaccaagaaaaaaactaaaactttcCCAATTTTAAAGCAGATATCCTTTCATGAATAGTTGTTTTACATAAATGCCACCCAAAAGTTCTTCAATTTATGTTGCTTTAGAAATAGAGATCAAGAAGTaccattactttattttttattgtgtgaaTCTAATTTTCTGCgttttttagatttctttctcaAATACTTTAGAGAgtacaaaaatgagtaagacattGTATTTGCCTTTCTGGAGCTTACAGTGTATTAgagaaatacagtataaaataatggaaatagaataaaaatttgttgagtgTCAGGAATTTGCTAAATGttcacatgtattttatttagtcctcacaataatATTAATGGAAAAGGCACtactattgttcccattttacagacaaggaaccTAAGGCCCGGGTTGGAAAGAATGTACCTAATAAACTAGTAAATGGCACAACCTG is from Rhinolophus sinicus isolate RSC01 linkage group LG04, ASM3656204v1, whole genome shotgun sequence and encodes:
- the LACC1 gene encoding purine nucleoside phosphorylase LACC1 isoform X1; this translates as MAEAVLIDLFSLKLNTQKNYHQTLLKTLTAIRCHHAAKAKFLCIMCCSNISCPRDSDHDNYELETSNGLSTLLREFETVSNPSMAASLYTIKQKIDEKNLSSIKVIVPTHRKTLMKAFIDQLFTDVYNFEFEDLQLTLRGGLLKQSPEINIITAQELEAIQNEIETYLRSLPALNGELTIITSLLIPDIFIHGFTTRTGGISYIPTLSSFNLFSSSKRRDPKIVVQENLRRLGSAAGFNAKKFYRIKTDHASDVWVMGRKEPESYDGITTNQRGVTVAALGADCIPIVFADPVKKACGVAHSGWRGTLLGVAMATVNAMRAEYSCRLEDIIVVLGPSVGPCCFTLPRESAKAFHNLDPECVRLFDSPNPYVDIRKATRILLERGGILPQNIEDQNQDLNLCTSCHPDKFFSHVRDGLNFGTQIGFISIRE